A single genomic interval of Bacillus smithii harbors:
- a CDS encoding 3D domain-containing protein: MKKSVIALAAATMLSGAFVADASAASYKVERGDTLWKIAREHHTTVDKLKEMNHLSSDLIFPNQVLTTSDIPEYYTVQKGDTLSKIAKAYGMSVQTLKSINQLNSDLIFPGDRIVLNGSKAVQQTVENKSVQQPVQSQAAQQPVQNQQANQTGQTETKATTAAVQQQNTTAQPSRSVQQSEQPAQNAQQPVQKSQQPVQKSQQPAQQVQSQPAQQSNTQPDNAAQGETFTMTATAYTANCGGCSGVTATGMNLKANPNAKVIAVDPSVIPLGTKVYVEGYGDAIAGDTGGSINGNRIDVFVPNDQQARNWGVRTVTVKVLK, from the coding sequence GTGAAAAAATCTGTAATTGCTCTAGCAGCCGCAACGATGTTATCAGGTGCTTTTGTTGCCGATGCATCTGCTGCTTCGTACAAGGTGGAGCGAGGAGACACATTATGGAAGATTGCACGTGAACATCATACTACTGTAGATAAGTTAAAGGAAATGAATCACCTTTCCTCTGATTTAATCTTCCCAAATCAAGTCCTAACTACTTCGGATATACCTGAGTATTATACAGTTCAAAAAGGAGATACATTAAGCAAAATCGCCAAAGCTTACGGTATGTCTGTCCAAACTTTAAAATCAATCAATCAATTAAACTCTGATCTTATTTTCCCGGGAGATCGCATTGTACTAAACGGTTCAAAAGCAGTTCAGCAGACTGTTGAGAATAAATCGGTACAACAACCTGTTCAAAGTCAGGCTGCACAGCAACCTGTTCAAAATCAACAAGCTAATCAAACCGGTCAAACTGAAACAAAAGCGACAACAGCAGCTGTTCAACAGCAAAATACAACGGCACAACCAAGCCGGTCTGTACAGCAATCTGAACAGCCGGCACAAAATGCTCAACAACCGGTACAAAAATCTCAACAACCGGTACAAAAATCTCAACAACCAGCTCAGCAAGTTCAATCTCAGCCGGCACAGCAGTCTAATACACAACCAGACAATGCTGCTCAAGGAGAAACCTTTACTATGACGGCCACAGCTTATACAGCTAATTGCGGTGGTTGCTCCGGTGTAACAGCAACGGGAATGAACTTAAAAGCCAATCCGAATGCGAAAGTCATTGCGGTTGATCCGAGCGTCATTCCATTAGGAACAAAAGTATATGTTGAAGGATATGGTGATGCGATTGCCGGGGACACTGGTGGAAGCATTAACGGAAACAGAATCGACGTTTTCGTTCCAAATGATCAACAAGCTCGTAATTGGGGAGTTAGAACGGTAACAGTAAAAGTACTTAAATAA
- a CDS encoding MFS transporter → MKPQTWLSINFFLFFFTWGVFIPYWNTWLINEKGLSIQAAGTIIAVGLLIRAFSTFFVFPFLSKKMAIGHEMKMISLLSVLILLLFLPVHSFRWILAAMILFSFIYPMMLAVSESLGSIMMKTDQIQYGISRSFGSIGYATALVAVGAILSFYSESSIFWTMFASCCLMTIAAHVQTPKSLMAKHQEQSVSYLPLFRSKRFMAAMVVCILIQGAHASYYNYGFIYLQKLNAGDFWSGMILNLAVLAETLFFMTADRLFQKVSTSRMFAISAAASIVRWGLVYLVPTVWMFIFTQFLHSLTFALAHYAFIRLLHEELDNRLIPAAQGIYASLAMGLSISVFTFLGSYLYSKSAGLAFAGMAAAVIPSLFIALMMNRKFEMHPVKE, encoded by the coding sequence TTGAAACCACAAACTTGGTTGTCGATTAATTTTTTCTTGTTCTTTTTTACTTGGGGAGTATTTATTCCTTATTGGAATACTTGGCTGATTAATGAAAAAGGGCTTTCTATTCAAGCCGCCGGTACGATCATTGCGGTCGGATTATTGATCCGCGCATTTAGTACATTTTTTGTATTCCCATTTTTAAGCAAGAAAATGGCGATCGGTCATGAAATGAAAATGATTTCCTTGCTTTCTGTACTAATCCTTTTATTATTTCTGCCGGTCCACTCTTTTCGATGGATTTTGGCGGCCATGATTTTATTCAGTTTTATCTATCCCATGATGTTGGCGGTTTCCGAAAGCCTAGGATCGATCATGATGAAGACAGATCAAATTCAATACGGAATCAGCCGATCTTTCGGATCCATCGGCTATGCGACAGCACTAGTAGCCGTCGGAGCAATTTTGTCTTTTTACAGTGAGAGTTCTATTTTTTGGACCATGTTTGCCAGTTGTTGTCTTATGACCATTGCGGCTCATGTCCAAACGCCGAAATCGCTTATGGCCAAGCACCAAGAACAGTCGGTTTCCTATCTGCCTCTGTTTCGATCCAAACGGTTTATGGCGGCAATGGTAGTATGTATCCTTATTCAAGGAGCCCACGCCTCTTACTATAATTACGGATTTATTTATTTACAAAAATTGAATGCCGGAGATTTTTGGAGTGGCATGATTTTAAACTTGGCCGTCCTTGCTGAAACATTGTTCTTTATGACGGCGGATCGCCTTTTTCAAAAAGTCTCCACTTCTCGCATGTTTGCCATTTCCGCGGCGGCTTCGATCGTGCGCTGGGGGCTTGTCTATCTTGTGCCAACGGTATGGATGTTTATTTTCACCCAGTTTCTGCATTCTCTTACATTTGCACTTGCCCATTACGCATTTATACGCCTTCTTCATGAGGAATTAGACAATCGACTCATTCCGGCGGCTCAAGGCATCTATGCCTCTCTAGCTATGGGGCTAAGCATCAGCGTCTTCACTTTTCTGGGAAGCTATCTCTACTCCAAGTCGGCTGGGTTGGCGTTTGCCGGAATGGCAGCAGCGGTCATACCTTCTCTCTTTATCGCACTGATGATGAACCGAAAATTCGAAATGCATCCCGTGAAAGAATAA
- a CDS encoding helix-turn-helix domain-containing protein, whose protein sequence is MHFHEKLKKYREEILQLSQKEVAFRLKLSQSALSKYENGRAQITADMLKDFKAAYEIPSDLFAEMLFESSDLYSSTTPEVLREKLKEAELQRVEKMVEEYPEIKKMITNLSYLPKAESRKKVKVLFRIFEAIKDLK, encoded by the coding sequence ATGCATTTTCACGAAAAATTAAAGAAATATAGAGAAGAAATTTTACAACTTTCCCAAAAGGAAGTAGCCTTTCGTTTAAAGCTTTCGCAATCCGCTTTGTCCAAGTATGAAAATGGTCGAGCTCAAATTACCGCGGACATGCTGAAAGATTTTAAAGCCGCTTACGAAATCCCTTCTGATCTTTTCGCAGAAATGCTTTTTGAATCCTCAGACTTATACTCTTCCACTACTCCAGAAGTTTTGCGGGAAAAATTAAAAGAAGCAGAACTTCAGCGCGTAGAAAAAATGGTAGAAGAATACCCGGAGATCAAAAAAATGATTACCAACCTTTCTTACTTGCCAAAGGCAGAATCCAGAAAAAAAGTTAAAGTACTTTTCAGAATTTTTGAGGCGATTAAAGATTTAAAGTAA
- a CDS encoding penicillin-binding transpeptidase domain-containing protein gives MKRFRNLTPVFLVLLFVLSMAACEKTPSPEERLADYVKLWNDQKFSQMYHDYLTSSSQKKYKIVDFADRYKTIYRDLDVKHLKVTVLSAKEKDWKDADRAELPIDVKMDTAAGPIHFKKNVHLKLEEKEGKKNWYVDWNTTYIFPELGKGDKVRLETVEGKRGEIFDRNGNALAINSKGYEVGIIPKQFGHDAGKKSKLAHLLGVSVHYIDQQLSQSWVKPDYFVPLKDVLYDDGNINQLLSIPGVLANEKLIREYPYHQALAHLTGYVGTITKEELAKQKKKGYKEGDWIGKRGLEELLEDKLRAINGQKIVIEKSDGNQVVLAETKAKNGKSVKLTIDAELQKVIYNQMNGQPGTAAAIDPKTGKVLALVSSPAFDPNDFITGLSESRYQQMQNDPAKPFLNRFAATYAPGSSIKPITAAIGLKTGKLDPFKARNIKGLKWQKDASWGNYHVTRVTDPGKPINLESALVYSDNIYFAQTALEIGKQDMENGLKNFGFETKLPFAFPIRSSQISNSGHFDKERLLSDSGYGQGELLVSMLHLASMYGGIVNQGTMMKPILYSDEKPQVWKKDLISQKDAKILQKDLRLIVEKGTAKKANHPSLKLAGKTGTAELKSNFGQSGKENGIFVAYDQNKPNMVLAILMEGVNSRGGSSSVVQLSKNIFLQWEQMNPL, from the coding sequence TTGAAACGCTTTCGAAATCTGACGCCCGTTTTTTTGGTGCTGTTATTCGTTCTTTCCATGGCTGCATGCGAGAAAACACCGAGTCCGGAAGAACGGTTAGCTGATTATGTCAAGCTATGGAATGATCAGAAATTCAGCCAAATGTACCATGATTATTTAACGTCTTCCTCTCAAAAAAAATATAAAATAGTGGATTTCGCAGATCGGTATAAAACGATTTATAGGGATCTAGACGTGAAGCATTTAAAAGTGACTGTGTTATCAGCAAAAGAAAAGGATTGGAAAGATGCTGACCGGGCAGAACTGCCGATTGACGTAAAAATGGATACTGCTGCCGGTCCGATTCATTTTAAAAAGAATGTCCATTTGAAACTGGAAGAAAAAGAAGGAAAAAAGAATTGGTACGTCGATTGGAATACAACCTATATTTTCCCTGAGCTTGGAAAAGGAGACAAAGTCCGGCTTGAAACCGTCGAGGGAAAACGCGGCGAAATATTTGACCGAAATGGCAATGCCTTAGCCATTAATTCTAAAGGTTATGAGGTAGGGATCATTCCTAAACAATTTGGTCATGATGCCGGAAAAAAAAGTAAGCTTGCTCATTTGCTTGGGGTTTCTGTCCATTACATCGATCAACAGTTAAGCCAAAGTTGGGTGAAACCCGATTATTTTGTGCCGCTGAAAGATGTTTTGTATGATGATGGAAATATCAATCAATTGTTGAGTATTCCGGGCGTGCTGGCCAACGAGAAGCTTATTCGAGAATATCCTTATCATCAAGCTTTGGCCCATTTAACCGGGTATGTTGGCACCATCACAAAGGAGGAATTAGCAAAGCAAAAGAAAAAAGGATATAAGGAAGGCGATTGGATAGGAAAGCGTGGATTGGAGGAGCTGCTTGAAGACAAACTGCGAGCGATAAACGGCCAAAAAATAGTGATTGAAAAATCGGATGGCAATCAGGTTGTTCTCGCCGAAACGAAAGCAAAGAACGGCAAATCCGTAAAATTGACGATAGACGCCGAATTGCAAAAAGTCATATACAACCAAATGAACGGACAACCGGGGACCGCTGCGGCTATTGATCCTAAAACCGGGAAGGTTCTTGCCCTTGTAAGTTCACCGGCCTTTGATCCAAATGACTTTATTACAGGATTGTCTGAGAGCCGTTATCAACAGATGCAAAATGATCCGGCCAAGCCTTTTTTGAATCGGTTTGCAGCTACTTATGCTCCCGGTTCCTCTATCAAGCCGATTACAGCGGCGATTGGGCTGAAAACAGGAAAGCTGGATCCGTTTAAAGCGCGCAATATTAAAGGGCTCAAATGGCAAAAAGATGCTTCATGGGGAAATTATCACGTGACTCGAGTGACAGACCCGGGGAAACCGATAAATCTGGAAAGTGCCCTCGTTTATTCGGACAACATTTATTTCGCCCAAACGGCTTTAGAAATTGGAAAGCAAGATATGGAAAATGGGTTGAAGAATTTTGGATTTGAAACCAAGTTGCCGTTTGCTTTTCCTATCCGCTCTTCGCAGATATCGAACAGTGGCCATTTTGACAAGGAAAGGCTATTAAGCGACTCCGGATACGGTCAAGGTGAATTGTTAGTCAGCATGCTTCATTTGGCTTCCATGTACGGAGGCATTGTCAATCAAGGCACAATGATGAAGCCGATTTTGTATAGCGATGAAAAACCACAAGTATGGAAAAAGGACTTGATCTCTCAAAAAGATGCAAAAATTCTGCAGAAGGATCTGAGGCTTATCGTAGAAAAAGGAACGGCAAAAAAAGCGAATCATCCGTCTTTAAAACTGGCAGGAAAGACCGGAACGGCTGAATTAAAATCCAATTTTGGACAATCGGGAAAAGAGAATGGTATTTTCGTTGCCTATGACCAAAACAAGCCGAATATGGTTCTCGCCATTTTAATGGAAGGAGTCAATTCCAGAGGCGGCAGCAGTTCCGTTGTTCAATTATCCAAAAATATCTTTCTTCAATGGGAGCAAATGAACCCTCTATAA